The following proteins are co-located in the Solanum pennellii chromosome 8, SPENNV200 genome:
- the LOC114078429 gene encoding aspartic and glutamic acid-rich protein-like → MGLFPNRGVRLGAKKSDPFILDNKTLSKAHAYLLENCDEIQEYISRGREFEDESADEFEDESENDYEDESEDETKDELEDESEEELNYCWRTTKQSTSQKKKGSNPNKAQSPLKNLAIDMQYRLSAELANKLKIKREQHANEHNDRAKKQQTPIPHKIKNSEEVRTSHMTAGKGQTKQRSSE, encoded by the exons ATGGGTTTGTTTCCTAACAGAGGAGTTCGTTTAGGAGCAAAGAAAAGTGATCCATTCATTTTAGATAACAAGACATTAAGCAAGGCACATGCATACTTATTGGAAAATTGTGACGAGATTCAAGAATATATTAG TCGAGGAAGAGAGTTTGAAGATGAATCTGCTGATGAGTTTGAAGATGAGTCTGAAAATGACTATGAAGATGAGTCTGAAGATGAGACTAAAGATGAGCTTGAAGATGAGTCGGAAGAAGA GTTAAATTACTGTTGGAGAACAACGAAGCAATCAACAtcacaaaagaaaaagggttcTAATCCAAACAAAGCTCAAAGTCCATTGAAGAATCTAGCTATTGATATGCAATACCGATTAAGTGCTGAATTAGCCAATAAATTGAAGATTAAAAGAGAACAACATGCAAATGAACACAATGATAGAGCTAAGAAACAGCAGACACCAATAccacataaaataaagaattctGAGGAGGTTAGAACCTCACATATGACTGCAGGGAAAGGGCAAACTAAACAGAGGTCGTCTGAATAG